AGACGCCCGGCGACCCCGACGCCTCGGGTGTCGGCGTCGGGGATGCCGACGGGGATGCCGACGGGGTGGGCGAAAGTTCTGGCGCAGGTGAGGCCTGCGCGCCAACAAACGATGGTCGGTTCCCCGATCGGGCGAAGGCCACTGCGACCACGAAAGCCGTGGCCCCAACGGCCAACATCAGCACAAGACCGACGGCGGTCCACCTGCTTCGCGACCTGTTCGCCCAACCAATCCATCGGCGCATGTCGGTCTCCTTTCGCAGACCGCAAACCAGGGTTGCCGGCACGGAAGCTGCGTGTTGTTGGCCGCCCGACGCGGAATTCTCCCCCCACAATTCAGCAAACCCTCACAAAGCTACTGATTCGTTCTTGGGGACGTCAAGGGTCCGAGGGAGGAATGGAGGGAGGAAGAAAGGAAGCGCTACGTCGCGGGTTCGATCCGGCGACTCCCTCGCAGCGCGCGCCACATCGCGTATGCAGCCCCTGCCGCCACCAGCGCCGTTCCGGCCGCGGAGACGACCGCGTCACGGTTATCCAGCACCGTCCGCGCCAGGTCGGCAAGGGCCGGGATTGGGGGAAGGAAGAACTTCCTCGCACCACTTTCGTGAACAGCCTCGAGGATCGAATCCAGCAGATGAGCCGGCGGCTCGGCATTGCGGCCGACCAGGGACGTGAGCCCCACGTGCACTCGCTCGAAGCGGGCCGCCGCCGCCGTGCAGTCCTCGCAATCGGCTAGGTGATCCTCCACGACTCGCGCGGTGGCCTCGTGCAGGTCGCGACCTCGGTAGCCGGGCAGGTACAGAGCGATCTCTTCGCACCTCATGACGTCTTCTTCCTTCTTCGATTGATCGGGACGACGACTCCCGACGCCGCCAACTCGTCGGCGAGCCGTTGGCGCGCGCGGAACAACCGCACCTTCACCGCTCCTTCGGTCGCACCCATCACACGTCCGATCTCTTCACAACTCCAGCCGTAGACATCGCGCAGAACGACGGCAGCACGGTGCTGGGCGGGCAGCCG
The genomic region above belongs to Actinomycetota bacterium and contains:
- a CDS encoding zf-HC2 domain-containing protein produces the protein MRCEEIALYLPGYRGRDLHEATARVVEDHLADCEDCTAAAARFERVHVGLTSLVGRNAEPPAHLLDSILEAVHESGARKFFLPPIPALADLARTVLDNRDAVVSAAGTALVAAGAAYAMWRALRGSRRIEPAT